Proteins encoded together in one Rhizobacter sp. J219 window:
- a CDS encoding GGDEF domain-containing protein: protein MSRLKDKLADWLLGPEGPQRFNTKVSATGLATYVPCMLLVIYCGWAGLMDPKLVAPVVVAMLVTMAGFFLALRSGWSRRFADPGLILPQMLASVTWDAIGYALMREAHAGMLMPAALTVTYGVFALRGPAVYVVQAYTLLLIGATMATMSALYPVIYPVSEAVLVYGSFVVTVLMLGWSGHQIAQLRQRERETRNELSATLDQIQQRVNHDGLTGLHNRRYMQSVLAHHLARAERDDAPLTLAMLDIDHFKQVNDQHGHAAGDAVLAAFARVAQAVLPATEVIGRWGGEEFLVLSTRGLSCEQLMAQVDRVRERLLREPLVVPTGTLTINFSAGVALHRRGDPASAVMDAADQALYAAKQGGRGRSAIAPVPPSALPGPHTQSTVHAHA, encoded by the coding sequence ATGTCCCGCCTGAAAGACAAGCTCGCCGACTGGCTCCTGGGCCCGGAAGGCCCCCAGCGTTTCAACACCAAGGTGTCGGCCACCGGGCTTGCGACCTACGTGCCGTGCATGCTGCTGGTCATCTACTGCGGCTGGGCCGGCTTGATGGACCCGAAGCTCGTGGCGCCGGTCGTCGTGGCGATGCTCGTGACGATGGCCGGCTTCTTCCTCGCCCTGCGCAGCGGGTGGTCGCGGCGCTTCGCCGACCCCGGCCTCATCCTGCCGCAGATGCTGGCCTCGGTGACCTGGGATGCGATCGGCTACGCCCTCATGCGAGAGGCCCACGCCGGCATGCTGATGCCGGCGGCGCTGACCGTGACCTACGGGGTGTTCGCGCTGCGCGGGCCGGCGGTGTACGTGGTCCAGGCCTACACCTTGCTGCTCATCGGCGCGACCATGGCCACGATGAGCGCCCTTTACCCGGTCATCTACCCCGTCAGCGAGGCAGTGTTGGTCTACGGCAGCTTCGTCGTCACGGTGCTGATGCTCGGTTGGTCGGGGCACCAGATCGCGCAGCTGCGCCAGCGCGAGCGCGAGACGCGCAACGAACTCAGCGCCACGCTCGACCAGATCCAGCAGCGCGTCAACCATGACGGCCTGACCGGGCTGCACAACCGGCGCTACATGCAATCGGTGCTCGCGCACCACCTGGCGCGTGCCGAGCGCGACGACGCACCGCTGACCCTGGCCATGCTCGACATCGACCACTTCAAGCAGGTGAACGACCAGCACGGCCATGCGGCGGGCGACGCGGTGCTTGCCGCCTTTGCCCGTGTGGCGCAGGCGGTGCTGCCCGCCACCGAGGTGATCGGGCGCTGGGGCGGCGAAGAATTCCTGGTGCTGAGCACCCGCGGGCTCTCATGCGAACAGCTCATGGCGCAGGTCGACCGGGTGCGCGAGCGGCTGCTGCGGGAGCCGCTCGTCGTGCCCACCGGCACGTTGACCATCAATTTCTCGGCCGGCGTGGCCCTGCATCGGCGCGGCGACCCGGCGTCGGCCGTCATGGACGCCGCCGACCAGGCGCTCTATGCCGCCAAGCAGGGCGGGCGCGGGCGCAGCGCCATCGCGCCGGTGCCGCCCTCGGCACTGCCCGGCCCTCACACCCAGAGCACGGTCCATGCACACGCTTGA
- a CDS encoding GGDEF domain-containing protein, with the protein MHTLDPTDVHTAPDNPAPDRWHWLLGHDRKMRLYISRTLVSGLPYIVGTIIAAYCASVGIMSTGLAVALVVGRALTLLAVYLALRSGWSQRFRDPSLALVQIVVALLWIAIVYALTGPMHAAMLPLLVLSMASAVVNLDVRQARFITLFAILLMTAVMALASALDPEVYVPKVQFCLWGLMACTLPTGLLNSMQLKRLKQRLKTQREELKVALTRLHDLATHDELTGLSNRAHVSELLAQYVERHRDGGEPFSIALLDLDFFKRVNDTHGHGVGDEVLKAFAQAVRQTVRESDVPARWGGEEFLILLPQTGAENARVVLERLRERFTTQQVSASVPSLRASFSAGLASPSPGDTLAVMVERADQALYAAKTAGRNRCCVG; encoded by the coding sequence ATGCACACGCTTGACCCCACCGACGTGCACACCGCACCGGACAACCCGGCGCCGGATCGCTGGCACTGGCTGCTGGGCCACGACCGCAAGATGCGGCTCTACATCTCACGCACGCTGGTCAGCGGCCTGCCCTACATCGTGGGCACGATCATCGCGGCCTACTGCGCAAGTGTCGGGATCATGTCGACGGGCCTCGCGGTCGCGCTCGTGGTCGGGCGCGCCCTCACGCTGCTGGCCGTCTACCTGGCGCTTCGCAGCGGGTGGAGCCAGCGCTTCCGCGACCCGTCGCTGGCCCTCGTCCAGATCGTGGTCGCGCTGTTGTGGATCGCGATCGTCTACGCGCTGACGGGTCCGATGCACGCGGCGATGCTGCCACTGCTGGTGCTGTCGATGGCGTCGGCCGTCGTCAACCTCGACGTCCGGCAGGCGAGGTTCATCACCTTGTTCGCCATCCTGCTGATGACGGCCGTCATGGCATTGGCAAGCGCGCTCGATCCCGAGGTCTACGTGCCCAAGGTCCAGTTCTGCCTGTGGGGGCTGATGGCGTGCACGCTGCCCACGGGCCTGCTCAACAGCATGCAGCTCAAGCGCCTGAAGCAGCGGCTGAAGACGCAGCGCGAAGAGCTGAAGGTGGCCTTGACGCGCCTGCATGACCTCGCGACGCACGACGAACTCACGGGCCTGTCGAACCGGGCGCACGTGAGCGAGCTGCTGGCGCAATACGTCGAGCGCCATCGCGACGGCGGCGAGCCCTTCAGCATCGCCTTGCTCGACCTCGACTTCTTCAAGCGCGTGAACGACACCCACGGCCACGGCGTGGGCGACGAGGTGCTGAAGGCGTTTGCCCAGGCGGTTCGGCAGACGGTGCGCGAAAGCGACGTACCGGCCCGCTGGGGCGGTGAGGAGTTTCTGATCCTCTTGCCACAGACGGGTGCCGAGAACGCCCGCGTCGTGCTCGAACGCTTGCGCGAGCGCTTCACCACGCAGCAGGTGTCGGCCAGCGTGCCGTCGCTGCGGGCGTCGTTCTCGGCCGGCCTTGCGAGCCCCTCGCCGGGCGACACGCTCGCGGTGATGGTCGAGCGTGCGGACCAGGCGCTGTACGCCGCCAAGACGGCCGGCCGTAACCGCTGCTGCGTGGGGTAG
- a CDS encoding NAD(P)H-dependent oxidoreductase, with protein MGKRILILQGHPDATARHYCHALAEAYADGARRAGHSVETCEIAQLDFPLLRSKADWDDGPTPDSLKPAQEAILRAEHLVFVFPLWLGGMPALLKGFLEQVARPGFALSKMDGQGFPKKLLAGRSARLVVTMGMPALAYRWIFRAHSLKALERNILGFVGIAPIHETLIGMIEGDAKHRERWLVKLGRLGARAE; from the coding sequence ATGGGCAAACGAATCCTCATCCTCCAGGGCCACCCCGACGCCACGGCGCGCCACTACTGCCACGCACTGGCCGAGGCCTACGCCGACGGTGCACGCCGGGCCGGCCACAGTGTCGAGACCTGCGAGATCGCGCAGCTCGACTTTCCGCTCCTGCGCAGCAAGGCCGACTGGGACGATGGTCCCACCCCCGACAGCCTGAAGCCGGCGCAGGAGGCCATCCTGCGTGCCGAGCACCTGGTGTTCGTCTTCCCGCTGTGGCTGGGCGGCATGCCGGCCTTGCTGAAAGGCTTTCTGGAGCAGGTGGCGCGCCCCGGCTTTGCGCTGTCGAAGATGGACGGCCAGGGTTTTCCGAAGAAGCTGCTGGCCGGCCGCTCGGCGCGGCTCGTGGTCACGATGGGCATGCCGGCGCTGGCCTACCGCTGGATCTTTCGCGCGCACAGCCTCAAGGCCCTGGAGAGAAACATCCTCGGGTTCGTGGGCATTGCTCCCATCCATGAGACCTTGATCGGCATGATCGAAGGCGACGCGAAACACCGCGAACGTTGGCTGGTGAAGCTCGGGCGACTGGGCGCCCGGGCCGAGTAG
- a CDS encoding DUF4157 domain-containing protein, producing MKTRLSHRPPASGSAAAADVQRRAATAARSAAQLQSSERLTAQRRQVEAAFGQAAQREAMPEEELQMKAVQRVGPEEEELPVQGKIAPLQRAIEEEEPLQAKAITQTETQAESNQTGMPDTLKAGIESLSGMDMSSVRVHRNSDKPAQLNALAYAQGNDIHLGPGQETHLAHEAWHVVQQREGRVQATTQLQGVGINDDHALESEADAMGARALAAAPQRDPG from the coding sequence ATGAAGACCCGTCTCTCTCACCGACCGCCCGCCTCCGGCAGCGCGGCGGCGGCCGACGTGCAGCGCCGCGCCGCCACGGCGGCGCGGAGTGCGGCCCAGCTGCAGTCCAGCGAGCGTTTGACGGCCCAGCGCCGCCAGGTGGAAGCCGCGTTCGGGCAGGCCGCGCAGCGCGAGGCGATGCCCGAAGAAGAGCTGCAGATGAAAGCGGTGCAGCGCGTCGGGCCCGAGGAGGAAGAGCTGCCCGTGCAGGGCAAGATCGCCCCGCTGCAGCGTGCGATCGAGGAAGAAGAGCCGCTGCAGGCGAAAGCCATCACCCAAACCGAGACCCAGGCCGAGTCCAACCAGACCGGCATGCCCGACACGCTGAAGGCCGGCATCGAGTCGCTCTCGGGCATGGACATGTCGTCGGTGCGCGTGCACCGCAACTCCGACAAGCCGGCGCAGCTCAACGCCCTCGCCTATGCGCAGGGCAATGACATCCACCTCGGCCCGGGCCAGGAGACCCACCTCGCGCACGAGGCCTGGCACGTGGTGCAGCAGCGCGAAGGGCGCGTGCAGGCGACGACCCAGCTGCAAGGCGTGGGCATCAACGACGACCACGCCCTCGAAAGCGAGGCCGATGCGATGGGCGCACGGGCGCTGGCGGCCGCACCGCAGCGCGACCCAGGCTGA